Proteins encoded in a region of the Saccharothrix ecbatanensis genome:
- a CDS encoding response regulator produces the protein MILDAQPDLTVVAEAADGRSAIDTALAIRPDVVLADIRMPGIDGIEVARALDGSGIHVVVVTTFGLDEYVQAALRHGAAGFILKRSAPALLIEAVRAAINGDMLISPELTVRLLRGRELPREQSSVVLTEREDQVVAMVAVGRTNAEIAAELFLSPGTVKNHIASVQQKTGTRNRVAIAAWAWATGRVKP, from the coding sequence ATGATCCTCGACGCCCAGCCCGACCTGACGGTGGTGGCCGAGGCGGCCGACGGCCGGTCCGCGATCGACACCGCCCTCGCGATCAGGCCGGACGTGGTGCTCGCCGACATCCGGATGCCCGGCATCGACGGCATCGAGGTGGCCCGCGCGCTGGACGGCTCCGGCATCCACGTCGTCGTGGTCACCACGTTCGGGCTGGACGAGTACGTCCAGGCCGCCCTGCGCCACGGCGCCGCCGGGTTCATCCTGAAGCGCTCCGCCCCGGCCCTGCTGATCGAAGCCGTCCGGGCCGCGATCAACGGCGACATGCTCATCAGCCCGGAGCTCACCGTCCGGCTGCTCAGAGGCCGGGAACTGCCGCGTGAACAGTCGAGCGTCGTGCTGACCGAACGGGAAGACCAGGTCGTGGCCATGGTCGCGGTCGGCCGGACCAACGCCGAGATCGCCGCCGAACTCTTCCTGTCGCCGGGCACCGTGAAGAACCACATCGCGTCCGTCCAGCAGAAGACCGGCACCCGGAACCGGGTCGCGATCGCCGCGTGGGCCTGGGCCACCGGGCGGGTCAAGCCCTGA
- a CDS encoding sensor histidine kinase — protein sequence MNVTWAVVLLPVVVAVAVNAIGLFRPRLRPRLPVLVLTAGSVSLIFTLAHLLGAVKPEWGTGVLGMVESAALMVSAGLAVRYAPPPRAVLAAVVAGLAAGGWLLRVFTPESPLEVLGACVFWGLGALVAAGVGAYLRSLDVRQERAVADTRTALRLRLARDLHDFVAHDISEMVAHAQAGAVAGDPLPALERVEAAGQRALSVLDRTLDMLHHDRPLGPVGDLGGIREAAARFSAAGPARVDLHLDPELTVPVETAALAYRIVIEGLTNVRRHAPRATRVELHVGDSAGALEVRMTNDGVSGTRGRRRGGSGLPGLAAVVAEQGGELVTRAMPDGWSLTARLPPAQSPEWSPESSSPTTRRASAAPSV from the coding sequence GTGAACGTGACTTGGGCTGTCGTCCTGCTGCCGGTGGTGGTCGCCGTCGCGGTGAACGCGATCGGGCTGTTCCGGCCACGGCTGAGGCCGCGTCTGCCCGTGTTGGTCCTCACGGCCGGAAGCGTGTCCCTGATCTTCACGTTGGCCCATCTCTTGGGCGCGGTCAAGCCGGAGTGGGGCACCGGCGTGCTGGGGATGGTGGAGAGCGCGGCGCTGATGGTGTCGGCGGGCCTGGCCGTCCGGTACGCGCCACCGCCGCGAGCGGTGTTGGCCGCGGTGGTGGCGGGTCTGGCCGCGGGCGGCTGGCTGCTGCGCGTGTTCACGCCCGAGTCGCCGCTGGAGGTGCTGGGCGCGTGCGTGTTCTGGGGACTGGGCGCGTTGGTGGCCGCCGGGGTGGGCGCCTACCTGCGTTCCCTGGACGTGCGGCAGGAGCGCGCGGTGGCCGACACGCGCACCGCTTTGCGGCTGCGGCTGGCCCGGGACCTGCACGACTTCGTCGCCCACGACATCAGCGAGATGGTGGCGCACGCCCAGGCGGGCGCGGTCGCGGGCGATCCGCTGCCGGCGCTGGAACGCGTCGAGGCCGCGGGTCAGCGGGCACTGTCGGTGCTGGACCGCACGCTCGACATGCTCCACCACGACCGACCTCTCGGCCCCGTGGGCGATCTGGGCGGCATCCGTGAGGCAGCCGCACGGTTCTCCGCCGCCGGTCCCGCGCGGGTCGACCTGCACCTGGACCCGGAGTTGACGGTTCCGGTGGAGACCGCGGCCCTGGCCTACCGGATCGTGATCGAGGGCCTGACCAACGTCCGGCGGCACGCACCGCGGGCGACGCGCGTCGAGCTGCACGTCGGCGACTCGGCCGGGGCCTTGGAGGTCAGGATGACCAACGACGGCGTGAGCGGCACGCGCGGCCGGCGGCGTGGCGGGTCGGGACTGCCCGGCCTGGCCGCGGTCGTCGCCGAACAGGGCGGCGAACTGGTCACCCGCGCAATGCCGGACGGGTGGTCGCTGACAGCGCGCCTACCGCCGGCACAATCACCGGAGTGGTCGCCCGAATCCTCCTCGCCGACGACCAGGAGGGCATCCGCGGCGCCTTCCGTATGA
- the icmF gene encoding fused isobutyryl-CoA mutase/GTPase IcmF gives MTATSLHNPLHPVRFVTAASLFDGHDAAINIMRRILQSQGAEVVHLGHNRSVREVVAAAVQEDVQGIAISAYQGGHVEYFTYLVELLAERGAQHIKVYGGGGGVIVPEEIELLHSRGVARIFSPADGQELGLARMINTMVEECDQSLAERPPSSWDGLFTGSEDVLARAITLIEAGALPADVRERMVRTAADRAAPVLGITGTGGSGKSSLTDELVRRFRLDQQDKLRVAVLAVDPTRRRGGGALLGDRIRMNCLDGDRVFFRSMATRRAGSEVPDGLGDAILACKAAGFDLIVVETPGIGQGDAAIVPFVDLSLYVMTPEFGAASQLEKIDMLDFADAVAINKFERRGAEDARRDVARQLVRNREAFGASWEDMPVFGTSAATFNDDGVTALYQHLRDELTKRGLDVAEGALPVVSGKVSTSAATVVPATRVRYLAEIAETVRGYHRATETHVDAVRRVAHLRAARAELEEAGHDTAAISSLLESAEKQVDAVSAELLASWPTMVEGYSGDELVVRVRDKELHTQLTRETLSGNKVRRVSLPRYDDDGTLLRFLRRENLPGYFPYTAGVFPFKRDGEDPARMFAGEGDAFRTNRRFKYLSKGSPATRLSTAFDSVTLYGRDPDTPPDVYGKVGTSGVSIATLDDMKALYDGFDLTAPNTSVSMTINGPAPTILAFFLNTVVDQQVDKFRAEHGREPSSAEADQLKAWALATVRGTVQADILKEDQGQNTCIFSTEFSLRMMADIQEWFIQQKVRNFYSVSISGYHIAEAGANPISQLAFTLANGFTYVESYLARGMRIDDFAPNLSFFFSNGMDAEYSVIGRVARRIWAIAMRERYGANDRSQKFKYHVQTSGRSLHAQEMDFNDIRTTLQALCALYDNTNSLHTNAYDEAITTPTESSVRRAMAIQLIINKEWGLSANENPLQGSFVIEELTDLVEEAVLAEFDRLSERGGVLGAMETGYQRGRIQDESMLYEQRKHDGSLPLIGVNTFLPEDGSREHVTIELARATEDEKRSQVERTRAFAAAHAAEAEPALRRLKEAAASGENVFAVLMDAARVCTLGQITEAFFEVGGQYRRNV, from the coding sequence GTGACCGCCACATCGCTGCACAACCCGCTGCACCCGGTCCGTTTCGTGACCGCGGCCAGCCTGTTCGACGGGCACGACGCGGCGATCAACATCATGCGCCGGATCCTCCAGTCGCAGGGCGCGGAGGTCGTCCACCTCGGCCACAACCGGTCGGTGCGCGAGGTCGTCGCCGCGGCCGTGCAGGAGGACGTCCAGGGCATCGCGATCAGCGCCTACCAGGGCGGACACGTCGAGTACTTCACCTATCTGGTGGAACTCCTGGCCGAACGCGGCGCGCAGCACATCAAGGTCTACGGCGGCGGTGGCGGCGTCATCGTGCCGGAGGAGATCGAGCTGCTGCACTCACGTGGTGTCGCGCGCATCTTCTCCCCGGCCGACGGCCAGGAGCTCGGCCTCGCCCGCATGATCAACACGATGGTGGAGGAGTGCGACCAGTCACTGGCCGAGCGTCCGCCGTCGTCGTGGGACGGCCTGTTCACCGGCAGCGAGGACGTGCTGGCCCGCGCCATCACGCTCATCGAGGCCGGTGCGCTCCCCGCGGACGTGCGTGAGCGGATGGTGCGGACGGCGGCCGATCGCGCGGCGCCGGTCCTGGGTATCACTGGAACGGGTGGTTCCGGCAAGTCGTCGCTGACCGACGAGCTGGTCCGCCGGTTCCGGCTGGACCAGCAGGACAAGCTGCGGGTCGCGGTGCTGGCCGTCGACCCGACCCGGCGGCGTGGCGGCGGCGCGCTGCTCGGCGACCGGATCCGGATGAACTGCCTGGACGGCGACCGCGTCTTCTTCCGCTCGATGGCGACCCGGCGGGCCGGCTCGGAGGTGCCGGACGGCCTGGGTGACGCGATCCTGGCGTGCAAGGCCGCCGGGTTCGACCTGATCGTGGTGGAGACGCCGGGCATCGGCCAGGGCGACGCGGCCATCGTGCCGTTCGTGGACCTCTCGCTGTACGTGATGACGCCGGAGTTCGGCGCCGCGTCGCAGCTGGAGAAGATCGACATGCTGGACTTCGCGGACGCGGTGGCGATCAACAAGTTCGAGCGCCGGGGCGCGGAGGACGCCCGCCGTGACGTGGCCCGCCAGCTGGTGCGCAACCGGGAGGCGTTCGGCGCGTCGTGGGAGGACATGCCGGTCTTCGGCACATCGGCGGCGACGTTCAACGACGACGGCGTGACGGCCCTCTACCAGCACTTGCGCGACGAGTTGACGAAGCGCGGGCTGGACGTCGCCGAGGGCGCGTTGCCGGTGGTGTCGGGGAAGGTCTCGACGTCGGCGGCGACCGTCGTGCCCGCGACGCGCGTGCGGTACCTGGCCGAGATCGCCGAGACGGTACGCGGCTACCACCGTGCGACCGAGACGCACGTGGACGCGGTGCGGCGGGTGGCGCACCTGCGTGCGGCGCGGGCAGAGCTGGAGGAGGCGGGGCACGACACGGCGGCGATCTCGTCGCTGCTGGAGTCGGCGGAGAAGCAGGTCGACGCGGTGTCGGCGGAGCTGCTGGCGTCGTGGCCGACGATGGTGGAGGGCTACAGCGGTGACGAGCTCGTGGTGCGGGTGCGGGACAAGGAGCTCCACACCCAGCTGACGCGGGAGACGTTGTCCGGCAACAAGGTGCGCCGCGTGTCGCTGCCGCGCTATGACGACGACGGCACGTTGCTGCGGTTCCTGCGTCGGGAGAACCTGCCGGGCTACTTCCCTTACACAGCGGGGGTTTTCCCGTTCAAGCGGGACGGCGAGGACCCGGCGCGGATGTTCGCGGGGGAGGGTGACGCGTTCCGCACCAACCGGCGGTTCAAGTACCTGTCGAAGGGCTCGCCGGCGACCCGGCTGTCGACCGCGTTCGACTCGGTGACGCTGTACGGGCGCGACCCCGACACCCCGCCGGACGTCTACGGCAAGGTCGGCACGTCCGGGGTGTCGATCGCGACGCTCGACGACATGAAGGCGCTCTACGACGGTTTCGACCTGACCGCGCCGAACACGTCGGTGTCGATGACGATCAACGGCCCGGCGCCGACGATCCTGGCGTTCTTCCTGAACACGGTGGTCGACCAGCAGGTCGACAAGTTCCGCGCCGAACACGGCCGTGAGCCGTCGTCGGCGGAGGCGGACCAGCTGAAGGCGTGGGCGCTGGCGACCGTGCGCGGGACCGTGCAGGCGGACATCCTCAAGGAGGACCAGGGGCAGAACACCTGCATCTTCTCCACCGAGTTCTCGCTGCGGATGATGGCCGACATCCAGGAGTGGTTCATCCAGCAGAAGGTGCGGAACTTCTACTCGGTGTCGATCTCGGGCTACCACATCGCCGAGGCGGGGGCGAACCCCATCAGCCAGCTGGCGTTCACGCTGGCCAACGGGTTCACGTACGTCGAGTCGTACCTGGCGCGGGGGATGAGGATCGACGACTTCGCGCCGAACCTGTCGTTCTTCTTCTCCAACGGGATGGACGCCGAGTACAGCGTGATCGGCCGGGTGGCGCGGCGGATCTGGGCGATCGCGATGCGCGAGCGCTACGGCGCGAACGACCGTTCGCAGAAGTTCAAGTACCACGTGCAGACGTCGGGGCGGTCGCTGCACGCGCAGGAGATGGACTTCAACGACATCCGCACCACGTTGCAGGCGTTGTGCGCTTTGTACGACAACACGAACTCTTTGCACACCAACGCGTACGACGAGGCGATCACGACGCCGACCGAGTCGTCGGTGCGGCGGGCGATGGCGATCCAGCTCATCATCAACAAGGAGTGGGGCCTGTCGGCGAACGAGAACCCGTTGCAGGGCTCGTTCGTGATCGAGGAGCTGACCGACCTGGTCGAGGAGGCGGTGCTGGCGGAGTTCGACCGGCTCTCCGAGCGCGGCGGTGTGCTGGGCGCGATGGAGACCGGGTACCAGCGTGGCCGGATCCAGGACGAGTCGATGCTGTACGAGCAGCGCAAGCACGACGGTTCGCTGCCGTTGATCGGCGTGAACACGTTCCTGCCGGAGGACGGGTCGCGCGAGCACGTGACCATCGAGTTGGCCCGTGCGACGGAGGACGAGAAGCGTTCCCAGGTCGAGCGGACCCGCGCCTTCGCCGCCGCGCACGCGGCCGAGGCCGAGCCCGCGTTGCGGCGGCTGAAGGAGGCGGCGGCGTCGGGGGAGAACGTGTTCGCGGTGCTGATGGACGCGGCGCGGGTGTGCACGCTGGGCCAGATCACCGAGGCGTTCTTCGAGGTGGGCGGCCAGTACCGGCGCAACGTCTGA
- a CDS encoding alpha-ketoglutarate-dependent dioxygenase AlkB — translation MQVSLFDDGAETPALRPLAGIRRTVLGDGAWVDVLPGWLTGADALFQGLAAEVPWRAERRQMYERVVDVPRLLCFYDEDMPLPEPVLTRARAELTAWYAEELGEPFRTAGLCYYRDGRDSVAWHGDTIGRGSSEDTMVAIVSVGAPRALALRPRGGGATVRYALGHGDLIVMGGSCQRTWEHAVPKSAKPVGPRISVQFRPRGVR, via the coding sequence ATGCAGGTGTCGCTGTTCGACGACGGCGCGGAGACGCCCGCCCTGCGCCCGCTGGCCGGTATCCGGCGGACGGTGCTCGGTGACGGCGCCTGGGTCGACGTGCTCCCCGGCTGGCTGACCGGCGCGGACGCGCTGTTCCAGGGCCTGGCCGCCGAGGTGCCCTGGCGTGCCGAACGCAGGCAGATGTACGAGCGCGTGGTCGACGTCCCGCGCCTGCTCTGCTTCTACGACGAGGACATGCCGCTGCCGGAGCCGGTGCTGACGCGTGCCCGTGCGGAGCTCACCGCCTGGTACGCCGAGGAGTTGGGCGAGCCGTTCCGCACCGCAGGCCTCTGCTACTACCGCGACGGGCGCGACTCCGTGGCCTGGCACGGTGACACGATCGGACGCGGTTCGAGCGAGGACACGATGGTGGCGATCGTGTCCGTCGGCGCTCCGCGCGCGTTGGCGTTGCGGCCCCGTGGCGGCGGCGCGACGGTCCGGTACGCGCTGGGGCACGGGGACCTGATCGTGATGGGCGGCTCGTGCCAGCGGACGTGGGAGCACGCGGTGCCGAAGTCCGCCAAGCCGGTCGGACCCCGGATCAGCGTCCAGTTCCGACCGCGGGGCGTGCGCTGA
- a CDS encoding cellulase family glycosylhydrolase has translation MRQRRSIFGALLAAAMAVSGVVAITTAGQVTAAPAGGYLHTAGNKIVDSNGATVRLTGINWFGMETDNKTFHGLWSNRTWKQQLDQMASLGYNTLRVPFSNDALKPGATASGVNDFSNPDLVGLTPLQILDKVVDYAGQKGMRIILDRHRPTSASQSPLWYTSTVPESTWINDWKMLAQRYAGNTTVIGADLHNEPHAEGTNPAATGACWGCGVVERDWRLAAERAGNAILSVQPNWLIFVEGVSCPSGGLSNTWDNDTSNDEDCGWWGGNLSKAGQFPVRLNVANRLVYSPHEYATSVFAQKWFDAPDYPANMPAIWDKYWGYLYKSNTAPIMMGEFGTTLANPKDKVWLENLMAYTGTGVNGMSFTYWSWNPNSGDTGGIVGDDWTTVNQAKQSILQPYLIPPTNGPVTTTTSSTTSSSTTSSTGSTTVTTTTTTSNGNSGSCKAAWRQDNAWQGGFQGLLTVTNSSTSAVNPWKVVFTLPAGATINSGWNGTFSQTGTTVTVTAPSWGSSLAAGGSVGLGFTANGPLGQPAGVTLAGTACTA, from the coding sequence ATGCGGCAACGGAGATCGATCTTCGGCGCCTTGCTGGCGGCTGCGATGGCCGTCAGCGGGGTCGTCGCGATCACCACGGCGGGTCAGGTCACCGCGGCCCCGGCCGGTGGTTACCTGCACACCGCGGGCAACAAGATCGTGGACAGCAACGGCGCCACGGTCCGGCTGACCGGCATCAACTGGTTCGGCATGGAGACCGACAACAAGACGTTCCACGGGCTGTGGTCCAACCGCACGTGGAAGCAGCAGCTCGACCAGATGGCCTCGTTGGGCTACAACACCCTGCGCGTGCCGTTCTCGAACGACGCGCTCAAGCCCGGCGCGACGGCGTCCGGTGTCAACGACTTCAGCAACCCCGACCTGGTCGGGCTGACGCCGTTGCAGATCCTGGACAAGGTCGTCGACTACGCGGGCCAGAAGGGGATGCGCATCATCCTCGACCGGCACCGGCCGACCAGCGCCTCCCAGTCCCCTCTCTGGTACACGTCGACCGTCCCGGAGTCGACGTGGATCAACGACTGGAAGATGCTCGCCCAGCGGTACGCGGGCAACACCACGGTGATCGGCGCGGATCTGCACAACGAGCCGCACGCAGAGGGCACCAACCCGGCGGCGACCGGCGCTTGCTGGGGCTGTGGCGTGGTGGAGCGCGACTGGCGGCTGGCCGCCGAACGGGCGGGCAACGCGATCCTGTCCGTGCAGCCGAACTGGCTGATCTTCGTCGAGGGTGTGAGCTGCCCGAGCGGCGGTCTGTCGAACACGTGGGACAACGACACGTCCAACGACGAGGACTGCGGCTGGTGGGGCGGCAACCTGTCCAAGGCCGGTCAGTTCCCGGTGCGGCTGAACGTGGCGAACCGGCTGGTCTACTCGCCGCACGAGTACGCGACGTCGGTGTTCGCCCAGAAGTGGTTCGACGCGCCGGACTACCCGGCCAACATGCCCGCCATCTGGGACAAGTACTGGGGTTACCTGTACAAGAGCAACACCGCGCCGATCATGATGGGTGAGTTCGGCACGACGCTGGCCAACCCGAAGGACAAGGTGTGGCTGGAGAACCTGATGGCCTACACCGGGACGGGTGTGAACGGGATGTCGTTCACCTACTGGTCGTGGAACCCGAACAGCGGTGACACGGGCGGCATCGTGGGCGACGACTGGACCACGGTGAACCAGGCCAAGCAGTCCATCTTGCAGCCGTACCTGATCCCGCCGACCAATGGGCCTGTCACCACGACGACCAGTTCCACCACTTCGTCCAGCACCACGTCGTCGACCGGGAGCACCACGGTCACCACGACGACCACGACGTCGAACGGCAACTCGGGGTCGTGCAAGGCGGCGTGGCGGCAGGACAACGCCTGGCAGGGCGGGTTCCAGGGTCTGCTGACCGTGACGAACAGCTCCACCAGCGCGGTCAACCCGTGGAAGGTCGTGTTCACCCTGCCCGCCGGGGCGACCATCAACAGCGGCTGGAACGGCACGTTCAGCCAGACCGGCACGACGGTCACGGTGACGGCGCCGTCGTGGGGGTCGTCGTTGGCGGCCGGTGGGTCGGTCGGTCTCGGATTCACGGCGAACGGTCCGCTGGGCCAGCCCGCCGGCGTGACGCTGGCCGGGACTGCCTGCACGGCGTGA
- a CDS encoding ATP-grasp domain-containing protein — MMLLVPADPLRSTRPDPHFTAEATAARDAGHRVALVDHDLLARGEAARAVAKVPVPEEPGDAVHRAVHRAVYRGWMLRSEHYAAFADALARRGAVLRTTADQYRSAHELPGWYDDFKDLTPESVWTDGFDREEFERARERLRAGPAVLRDYTKSMKHYWHEAAYIPDLADADAAWDVARRLIELRDDDATGGFVLRRFEPFTSSEVRTWWVDGVCALVGPHPDTPHDAAGTSHDAAGTPHDATGELGDSTGNPSDAPDLAAIGPLVGHLRFVAVDLARRQDGVWRVVELGDGQVSDRPSTTTAHTMISILG; from the coding sequence ATGATGCTCCTGGTGCCGGCCGACCCGCTCCGCTCCACCCGCCCCGACCCGCACTTCACAGCGGAAGCCACCGCCGCCCGTGACGCCGGGCACCGGGTCGCCTTGGTCGACCACGACTTACTCGCCCGCGGCGAAGCAGCGCGTGCGGTCGCCAAGGTGCCGGTGCCCGAGGAGCCTGGGGACGCCGTCCACCGCGCCGTCCATCGCGCTGTCTACCGCGGTTGGATGCTGCGGTCCGAGCACTACGCGGCTTTCGCGGACGCGCTCGCGCGACGGGGCGCCGTGCTGCGGACCACCGCCGACCAGTACCGCAGCGCGCACGAACTGCCGGGCTGGTACGACGACTTCAAGGACCTCACGCCGGAGTCCGTCTGGACCGACGGCTTCGACCGGGAAGAGTTCGAGCGAGCCCGCGAACGACTCCGCGCCGGCCCTGCCGTGCTGCGGGACTACACCAAGTCGATGAAGCACTACTGGCACGAAGCCGCGTACATCCCGGACCTGGCCGACGCCGACGCCGCCTGGGACGTCGCACGTCGCCTCATCGAGCTGCGGGACGACGATGCCACCGGCGGATTCGTGCTTCGCCGCTTCGAGCCGTTCACCTCGTCCGAGGTCCGTACGTGGTGGGTGGACGGCGTGTGCGCCCTCGTCGGCCCTCACCCGGACACCCCGCATGACGCAGCCGGCACGTCGCATGACGCAGCCGGCACCCCGCATGACGCGACTGGCGAGCTGGGCGACTCGACTGGCAATCCGAGCGACGCGCCGGACCTGGCCGCGATCGGGCCGCTCGTGGGACATCTGCGGTTCGTCGCGGTCGACCTGGCCCGGCGTCAGGACGGCGTCTGGCGGGTGGTGGAGCTCGGCGACGGCCAGGTGAGTGACCGGCCGAGCACCACCACCGCGCACACGATGATCTCGATCCTGGGCTAG
- a CDS encoding alpha/beta hydrolase, translated as MRRRRPTAFVVVLGLLGLLSGGTSAHAASAPPVFADGHGLTVVSQPKWVDADERTFVFTVRTAQVPAYSVMEGQVSGEHAIMVTLPEGYDQAAATRYPVQYHLHGHPDRPNTAANQRLFEESTVGVPLITVAPNGSGRGWYTNWVYPPAALGPQNWETFHLDQVIPFVDANLRTIPTRDGRAISGHSMGGFGAFHYAEHRPELFGYVGSFSGGLDLLSQEQRVAVVGSTQLSGSGVPTVAVDAIFGPPVWPFDGVWNRESPAQHVGPLRGMGVAMYTGDGGDLTVDTVLAVLENRARATNRVARDHLVAAGIPHTFVDYGDGGGWAEGCTGKHAQFPCLLADMNHFVGLLMDNLTHP; from the coding sequence ATGCGGCGACGGCGACCGACCGCGTTCGTCGTGGTGCTCGGCTTGCTCGGCCTGCTCTCCGGAGGCACGAGCGCGCACGCAGCGAGCGCGCCGCCCGTGTTCGCCGATGGGCATGGGCTGACGGTGGTGAGCCAGCCGAAGTGGGTGGACGCGGACGAACGCACGTTCGTGTTCACCGTCCGGACCGCCCAGGTGCCGGCGTACTCGGTGATGGAAGGCCAGGTCTCCGGTGAGCACGCGATCATGGTGACGCTGCCGGAGGGCTACGACCAGGCCGCCGCCACCCGTTACCCGGTGCAGTACCACCTGCACGGCCACCCGGACCGCCCGAACACGGCCGCCAACCAGAGGTTGTTCGAGGAGAGCACGGTCGGCGTCCCGCTGATCACGGTGGCGCCCAACGGTTCAGGCCGCGGGTGGTACACGAACTGGGTGTACCCGCCGGCCGCGCTCGGGCCGCAGAACTGGGAGACGTTCCACCTGGACCAGGTGATCCCGTTCGTGGACGCGAACCTGCGGACGATCCCGACGAGGGACGGCCGGGCGATCTCGGGGCACTCGATGGGTGGGTTCGGCGCGTTCCACTACGCCGAGCACCGGCCGGAGCTGTTCGGGTACGTCGGTAGCTTCTCCGGTGGGTTGGACCTGCTCAGCCAGGAACAGCGGGTGGCGGTCGTCGGGTCCACGCAGCTGTCCGGGAGCGGTGTGCCGACGGTGGCGGTGGACGCGATCTTCGGTCCGCCGGTGTGGCCGTTCGACGGGGTGTGGAACCGGGAGAGCCCGGCGCAGCACGTCGGACCGCTGCGCGGCATGGGTGTGGCGATGTACACCGGCGACGGCGGCGACCTCACGGTGGATACGGTCCTGGCCGTGTTGGAGAACCGGGCCAGGGCGACGAACCGGGTTGCCCGGGATCACCTGGTGGCGGCGGGCATCCCGCACACGTTCGTGGATTACGGCGATGGTGGCGGGTGGGCGGAGGGCTGCACCGGCAAACACGCGCAGTTCCCGTGCCTGCTGGCCGACATGAACCACTTCGTCGGTCTGCTGATGGACAACCTGACCCACCCGTAG
- a CDS encoding serine hydrolase domain-containing protein: protein MTGTIRRWLAAIAGGVALAVTAGVTTPVVAAAQDDHPATRAVLDRYRSQAGPGAAVHAGNATGSWTLTSGTAKINQNRPLTATDHFRIGSQTKPFTAAVVLQLVDEGLVTLDAPIERYLPGVVTGNYDGNVITVRRLLQMTSGLVRDVRDAVPNPDGTYSLAELVRSAMDEPPQFPPGTDWKYTNVGYLVLGMLIERITGRTVGDVITERLIVPLGLTRTSFPAPRVRALADPYLPGYLGGRAGPFFFWVEATTATELSFWSTAGAMASTLDDLAKFYRALLDGRVVSAAALAEMRTLTPGGFYGLSLARVPLSCGGEAWGHDGSLPTGHYSMTLVTDDGRFASVVTNSNNANTTPSIGAVADSALCEGEA, encoded by the coding sequence ATGACCGGCACGATTCGCCGGTGGCTGGCCGCGATCGCGGGCGGTGTCGCGTTGGCCGTCACGGCCGGTGTCACCACGCCCGTGGTCGCCGCCGCGCAGGACGACCACCCCGCGACCAGGGCCGTGCTCGACCGCTACCGCTCACAGGCCGGACCGGGCGCCGCCGTCCACGCGGGGAACGCCACCGGCTCGTGGACGCTGACCAGCGGCACCGCCAAGATCAACCAGAACCGCCCGCTCACGGCAACCGACCACTTCCGCATCGGTAGCCAGACGAAGCCGTTCACGGCGGCAGTGGTGCTCCAGCTCGTGGATGAAGGGCTCGTTACGCTGGACGCGCCGATCGAGCGTTACCTCCCCGGCGTCGTCACCGGCAACTACGACGGCAACGTCATCACGGTCCGCCGGCTCCTCCAGATGACCAGCGGACTGGTCAGGGACGTCCGCGACGCCGTGCCCAACCCCGACGGCACCTACTCGCTCGCCGAGCTGGTGCGGTCGGCGATGGACGAACCGCCGCAGTTCCCGCCCGGCACGGACTGGAAGTACACCAACGTCGGCTACCTGGTCCTGGGCATGCTGATCGAGCGGATCACCGGCCGCACGGTCGGCGACGTGATCACCGAACGGCTCATCGTGCCGCTCGGCTTGACTCGCACGTCCTTCCCCGCGCCGCGAGTCCGAGCTTTGGCCGACCCGTACCTGCCCGGCTACCTGGGCGGCAGGGCCGGCCCGTTCTTCTTCTGGGTCGAGGCCACCACCGCGACCGAGCTGTCGTTCTGGAGCACCGCCGGCGCGATGGCGTCCACCCTGGACGACCTGGCGAAGTTCTACCGGGCACTCCTCGACGGCCGCGTCGTCTCGGCCGCCGCGCTCGCCGAGATGCGGACCCTCACGCCGGGCGGCTTCTACGGGTTGTCGCTGGCCAGGGTGCCCCTGTCGTGCGGCGGTGAGGCATGGGGCCACGACGGCAGCCTGCCCACCGGGCACTACTCGATGACCCTGGTCACCGACGACGGCCGGTTCGCTTCGGTGGTCACCAACTCGAACAACGCCAACACGACACCGTCCATCGGCGCCGTTGCCGATTCCGCGCTGTGTGAGGGGGAGGCGTGA